In Argopecten irradians isolate NY chromosome 11, Ai_NY, whole genome shotgun sequence, one DNA window encodes the following:
- the LOC138335266 gene encoding uncharacterized protein produces MAQALFRSVLAACLLVSALCGPDNAGTEFIIGYMENIAANFDVELFVTTMKTTTVNVQITAPRYLSAGISESFTVTSGYVKELAFSPLIRMSGTNLASKGIWITADDEVVIYGVNKETYSCDAFLGLPTDVIGKEYFAVTYYPPSQQCEILVAAVNDSTQVTITLGSALDSDYVYYDSTYYFSGDTFSLTMDRFDTFQFTSSGDLSGTKVEADKNIAVFSGNKKTKIGTGGSSDHLVEQLTRVDSWGKNFITVPIPLRTVGDYFRFISSEDSTTVTISGGFTDTFTISSAGDMIQKEIPSTAYCKVTADKPIMLIQFCLSQQSTAEKSDPMMMLIPPIEQYAADYTFATPRYSQGSYNNYFMFVVKDSEKDGLRLDGSAFPTTTYNAIAGTEYVAGYISVSHGSHTVRHTSTISIFGGYLYGQEQYETYGFTTGMRMAPINTVCVPTTSTVGDGFDNDCDGLIDEELCTTANNGADDDGDGLFDEDCAKPAPIDGNWASWGSFGDCSLTCMDFGSSQTGVMSRTRDCSDPAPQYDGAQCVGDGTETQTCTTTTYCPINGEYGQWTAWGDCSVTCATGIKNRTRACDSPAPQYGGNDCVGDSSEATSCTLSPCPVDGGYTDWSPWGTCTVTCGGGTQDRTRSCTNPAPAHGGANCNGTDFEQQDCNTAVCIIDGAWGAWGAYGVCTAQCGGGLQSRSRSCDNPLPANGGLQCPGNASDFQTCNTGACTTAAAGQYVQNCPSGWFSCANPSSISCVEESFKCDCSSDCDDGSDETTTYAGCTAAVLNACAASRSGNSGAAEVIASTVLILVCAFVAGKAAF; encoded by the exons ATGGCGCAAG CTCTCTTTCGTTCAGTACTTGCTGCGTGTTTGCTTGTCTCGGCCCTTT GCGGTCCAGACAATGCTGGCACAGAGTTTATCATAGGCTACATGGAAAACATCGCAGCTAATTTTGACGTAGAACTTTTCGTTACGACAATGAAAACAACAACGGTGAACGTTCAGATCACGGCGCCCCGATACTTATCCGCAGGAATAAGCGAGAGCTTCACAGTCACATCTGGTTACGTCAAGGAATTGGCATTCTCGCCTCTAATACGTATGTCTGGAACCAACTTGGCTTCTAAAGGAATATGGATCACCGCAGATGATGAAGTTGTGATCTACGGCGTCAACAAAGAAACCTATTCCTGTGACGCCTTCCTTGGATTGCCCACCGATGTCATTGGGAAGGAATACTTCGCAGTTACCTATTACCCTCCTTCACAACAATGCGAGATCTTAGTGGCTGCCGTCAATGATTCCACACAGGTTACCATTACCCTGGGATCAGCACTGGATTCCGACTATGTGTACTATGATAGTACATATTACTTTTCTGGTGACACGTTTTCGCTAACCATGGACAGATTCGATACATTCCAATTCACGAGTTCTGGAGACCTGAGCGGCACGAAGGTCGAGGCAGACAAAAACATCGCGGTATTCAGTGGCAACAAAAAGACAAAGATTGGAACCGGAGGTAGTTCTGATCATTTGGTCGAACAACTGACACGCGTTGACTCCTGGGGCAAGAATTTCATCACAGTCCCGATTCCCTTGAGAACGGTCGGAGACTACTTCCGATTTATCTCAAGCGAGGACTCAACCACAGTTACAATCTCGGGTGGGTTCACAGATACCTTTACGATTTCTAGCGCCGGCGACATGATCCAAAAGGAAATTCCATCGACAGCCTATTGTAAAGTGACCGCCGACAAACCCATCATGTTGATACAGTTTTGTTTGAGCCAGCAGTCAACTGCCGAAAAGTCTGACCCTATGATGATGTTGATCCCTCCCATCGAACAATACGCAGCAGACTACACATTCGCAACGCCCAGATACTCACAG GGATCGTACAACAACTACTTCATGTTTGTTGTGAAAGACTCAGAGAAGGACGGACTCCGATTGGACGGCTCTGCGTTCCCTACCACTACCTATAATGCCATTGCTGGTACCGAATATGTCGCTGGCTACATTTCAGTCAGTCACGGCTCACATACTGTCCGTCACACTTCAACGATCTCCATCTTCGGAGGGTACCTATATGGACAGGAACAGTACGAGACTTATGGGTTTACTACAGGCATGCGTATGGCGCCAATCAACACC GTATGTGTTCCCACTACATCCACGGTTGGTGACGGATTTGATAATGATTGTGACGGTCTCATTGACGAAGAACTGTGTACCACAGCAAATAATGGAGCAG ATGATGACGGTGATGGATTATTCGATGAGGATTGCGCAAAACCTGCTCCAA TTGACGGTAACTGGGCGAGTTGGGGATCTTTCGGGGACTGCTCATTGACCTGCATGGACTTTGGAAGCTCCCAGACAGGCGTTATGTCTCGAACCAGGGACTGCTCAGACCCAGCTCCACAGTACGACGGTGCTCAGTGTGTCGGCGATGGAACGGAGACACAGACCTGTACCACAACCACCTACTGTCCAA TTAACGGTGAGTATGGACAGTGGACGGCCTGGGGAGACTGTTCCGTAACATGCGCTACCGGTATCAAGAACCGCACTCGTGCCTGTGATTCTCCCGCTCCTCAATATGGCGGAAACGACTGTGTCGGAGACAGCTCTGAGGCAACAAGCTGTACACTTAGTCCTTGCCcag TGGATGGAGGATACACTGATTGGTCTCCATGGGGCACATGCACCGTAACGTGCGGAGGTGGTACCCAGGACAGGACCCGTAGCTGTACCAACCCAGCCCCTGCTCACGGTGGCGCTAACTGTAACGGAACGGACTTCGAACAGCAGGACTGTAACACAGCAGTCTGCATCA TTGATGGAGCGTGGGGTGCTTGGGGAGCGTACGGCGTATGTACAGCGCAGTGCGGAGGAGGGCTACAGTCTCGTTCCCGAAGCTGTGACAATCCTCTTCCGGCTAATGGAGGTCTTCAGTGTCCCGGAAACGCCAGCGATTTCCAGACATGCAACACGGGTGCATGCACAACCGCTGCCGCCGGCCAATATGTACAG AATTGTCCATCTGGGTGGTTCTCCTGTGCCAATCCTTCCTCAATTAGCTGCGTAGAAGAATCATTCAAGTGTGACTGTTCCTCGGATTGTGACGACGGAAGTGACGAAACGACAACGTACGCCGGATGTACTGCAGCTGTTCTTAACGCATGTGCAGCCTCTCGTAGCGGAAATAGCGGAGCGGCCGAAG TCATTGCATCAACCGTCCTCATACTGGTTTGTGCCTTCGTTGCCGGTAAAGCAGCATTCTAA